A window of the Dictyostelium discoideum AX4 chromosome 4 chromosome, whole genome shotgun sequence genome harbors these coding sequences:
- the erg24 gene encoding Delta-sterol reductase (Similar to 14) — protein MSAVRNRNNVEKQSNNGAQLTEVQKKELADLQKVHPANEFGGIIGTFLLTFILPVVVYWIWASIEFNNGYLLRPETLSVEGVKAFLAQLYHYVITYAYPTKEAAIIYFSWFGFQAFLQHVVPGRKVLGSPLPGGARLEYTLNGWASWWITLIVIPIAIYFGLFKATILIDNYAPMMTVVNIWSFVFTFLLKIHAKLKGEEERMSGHFFYDFWMGFARNPRIGSFDLKLFCEARPGLILWVLMNFSIAAKQLEVYGEISLSVILVCCFHFWYIADYYYHEEAILTTMDIITEKFGYMLVYGDLSWVPFTYCFQCYYLYKHLVNGAPLHISIGYAIFVVSLKCFGFYLFRWVNSQKHDFRRNPEAPVWGKPAEFILTKRGTKLLCSGFWGICRHLNYTGDIILSWAWCLPCQFDSLAPYFYGIYFTSLDLHRCWRDHNACLVKYGDDWRAYCKRVPYNFIPGLI, from the coding sequence ATGTCAGCAGTTAGAAATAGAAATAACGTTGAAAAGCAATCAAACAATGGTGCTCAATTAACAGAAGTCCAAAAGAAAGAATTAGCCGACTTACAAAAAGTTCATCCAGCTAATGAATTCGGTGGTATTATTGGTACCTTCCTCTTAACTTTTATTCTCCCAGTTGTTGTCTATTGGATTTGGGCATCAATTGAATTCAACAATGGTTATCTCTTACGTCCAGAAACCCTTTCAGTCGAAGGTGTCAAAGCATTCTTGGCTCAACTCTACCACTATGTCATCACTTACGCCTACCCAACCAAAGAAGCAGCCATCATCTACTTCTCATGGTTTGGTTTCCAAGCATTCCTTCAACACGTTGTTCCAGGTCGTAAAGTTTTAGGTTCACCATTACCAGGTGGTGCTCGTCTCGAATACACCCTCAATGGTTGGGCTTCATGGTGGATCACACTCATTGTCATCCCAATTGCCATCTATTTCGGTCTCTTCAAAGCCACCATCCTCATTGACAACTACGCCCCAATGATGACCGTCGTCAACATTTGGTCCTTTGTTTTCACTTTCCTCTTAAAAATCCACGCCAAATTAAAGGGTGAAGAAGAACGTATGTCAGGTCACTTCTTTTACGATTTCTGGATGGGTTTTGCTCGTAATCCACGTATCGGTTCATTCGATCTCAAACTTTTCTGTGAAGCTCGTCCAGGTCTCATCCTTTGggttttaatgaatttctCAATTGCTGCCAAACAACTCGAAGTCTACGGTGAAATTTCACTCTCTGTCATCTTGGTTTGTTGTTTCCACTTCTGGTACATTGCCGATTACTATTATCACGAAGAAGCCATCCTTACCACTATGGATATCATCACTGAAAAATTCGGTTACATGTTAGTTTATGGTGATTTATCATGGGTCCCATTCACCTATTGTTTCCAATGTTACTACCTCTACAAACATTTAGTCAACGGTGCTCCATTACACATCTCTATTGGTTACGCCATCTTTGTTGTCTCTTTGAAATGTTTCGGTTTCTATCTCTTCCGTTGGGTTAACTCACAAAAACACGATTTCCGTCGTAATCCAGAAGCTCCAGTTTGGGGTAAACCAGCTGAATTCATCCTCACCAAACGTGGTACTAAATTATTATGCTCTGGTTTCTGGGGTATTTGCCGTCATCTTAACTACACTGGTGATATTATCTTATCATGGGCTTGGTGTCTTCCATGTCAATTCGATTCACTTGCTCCATACTTTTATGGTATTTACTTTACTTCATTAGATCTCCACCGTTGTTGGAGAGATCATAATGCTTGTTTAGTTAAATATGGTGATGATTGGAGAGCTTATTGTAAACGTGTTCCATACAATTTCATTCCAggtttaatttaa
- the dng1 gene encoding PHD zinc finger-containing protein (Similar to ING), with protein sequence MYQGKGTYLENYLDSISTLPSELGRNFALIRELDYRTSDLVEKIEKLKSNLLVTTNGTRRAVHELTDERASKHIKLEMKQVIEYSDEKVELSNQTYELIDKHIRKLDIDLKKFETELESAEEEKKKKKSKQSQNNSTVESSTTSSSSSSSSSSLSLSSSTNNTSSLNSSSGGGGGGSGGGGGGGGHSSHSTGNKKGKARDSLTSSSSSGNINGMSSSSSSSSSSSSLSSRKQKSMAAQDIASITGNNGDADVRVFNANPNDLDLAIDPNEPTYCFCNRVSFGEMVGCENPDCKIEWFHFECVGLTSTPKGKWYCPDCTRIKVKK encoded by the exons atgTATCAGGGAAAAGGAACTTATTTAGAAAATTATTTGGATT CAATTTCAACATTGCCATCAGAATTGGGTAGAAATTTCGCATTAATCAGAGAATTAGATTATAGAACATCAGATTTAGTtgaaaaaatagaaaaattaaaatccaATTTATTGGTTACAACAAATGGAACAAGAAGAGCAGTACATGAATTAACAGATGAAAGAGCATCAAAACATATTAAATTAGAGATGAAACAAGTGATTGAATACTCTGATGAAAAGGTAGAATTATCAAATCAAACCTATGAACTCATAGATAAACATATTAGAAAATTAGatatagatttaaaaaagtttgaaaCTGAATTAGAAAGTGCAGaagaagagaaaaagaaaaagaaatcaaaacaatCACAGAATAATAGTACTGTAGAATCATCAactacatcatcatcatcatcatcctcctcctcctcattatcattatcatcatcaactaaTAACACATCATCATTGAATTCAAGTAGTGGCGGTGGCGGTGGTGGAAGTGGCGGTGGCGGTGGTGGAGGAGGACATTCAAGCCACTCAACAGGtaataaaaaaggtaaagCTAGAGATTCACTAACTAGTTCTTCATCAAGTGGAAACATAAATGGTATGTCGTCATCTTCATCGTcgtcatcttcatcatcatctttgtCAAGTagaaaacaaaaatcaaTGGCAGCACAAGATATAGCTTCTATCACTGGAAATAATGGTGACGCAGATGTGAGAGTTTTCAATGCAAATCCAAATGATTTAGATTTAGCAATTGATCCAAATGAACCAACCTATTGCTTTTGTAATAGAGTTTCTTTTGGTGAAATGGTTGGTTGTGAAAATCCTGATTGTAAAATTGAATGGTTTCATTTTGAATGTGTTGGTTTAACTTCAACACCAAAAGGAAAATGGTATTGCCCTGAC tgtACAagaataaaagtaaaaaaataa
- the psmC3 gene encoding 26S protease regulatory subunit 6A, giving the protein MSNKRTTTKDESLPQAEKEAVIPDEIFQMTADEVNRKAKLLENETKVLRSEHISKHLEMDSIQKRIKENNDKLQVNTQLPHLVANVVEIIDMVLDGETQPSKCVVVKASTRQTIFLAYPGIVDVDKLRPGDLVGINKDSYIILDTLPPEYDSRVKAMEIDEKPTEEYSDIGGLDKQIQELVEAVVLPMTHKERFESIGIKPPKGVLMYGPPGTGKTLLARACAAQTNSTYLKLAGPQLVQMFIGDGAKLVRDAFALAKEKGPTIIFIDELDAIGTKRFDSEVSGDREVQRTMLELLNQLDGFSSDANIKVIAATNRIDILDPALLRSGRLDRKIEFPLPNEEARAHILQIHSRKMNVSADVNFDELARSSEDFNGAQLKAVCVEAGMIALRRGGTELIHNDFVEGCVEVMAKKKKTLEYYA; this is encoded by the exons atgtcaAATAAAAGAACAACTACAAAAGATGAATCACTTCCACAGGCTGAAAAGGAAGCAGTGATTCCAGAtgaaatttttcaaatgacAGCAGATGAAGTCAATAGAAAAGCAAAACTATTAGAAAATGAAACAAAAGTATTAAGAAGTGAACATATCTCTAAACATTTAGAAATGGATTCCAtacaaaaaagaattaaagaaaataatgataaattacaAGTTAATACGCAATTACCACATTTAGTTGCAAATGTTGTAGAAATTATTGATATGGTTTTAGATGGTGAAACTCAACCTTCAAAATGTGTTGTAGTTAAAGCTTCAACTAGACAa ACAATATTTTTAGCCTATCCAGGTATTGTAGATGTAGATAAATTAAGACCAGGTGATCTTGTTGGTATTAACAAAGATAGCTATATTATTCTTGATACTTTACCACCAGA atatGATTCACGTGTTAAAGCAATggaaattgatgaaaaacCAACAGAGGAATATAGTGATATTGGTGGATTAGATAAACAAATTCAAGAATTAGTTGAAGCAGTAGTGTTACCAATGACACACAAAGAGAGATTTGAATCAATTGGTATTAAACCACCAAAGGGAGTATTGATGTATGGTCCACCAGGTACTGGTAAGACATTATTGGCACGTGCATGTGCAGCACAAACAAATTCTACCTACCTCAAATTGGCAGGTCCACAATTGGTACAAATGTTTATTGGTGATGGTGCAAAACTAGTTAGAGATGCATTTGCATTGGCCAAAGAGAAAGGACCAACCATTATCTTTATTGATGAACTCGATGCTATTGGTACCAAACGTTTCGATAGTGAGGTTAGTGGTGATAGAGAGGTGCAACGTACAATGTTAGAGTTACTCAATCAATTGGATGGTTTCAGTAGTGATGCAAATATCAAAGTTATCGCCGCCACCAATCGTATTGATATCTTGGATCCTGCTCTCTTGAGATCTGGTCGTTTGGATAGAAAGATTGAATTCCCATTACCAAATGAAGAGGCTAGAGCTCATATCCTTCAAATTCACTCTCGTAAGATGAACGTTTCCGCTGATGTTAATTTCGATGAGTTGGCACGTTCCTCTGAAGATTTCAATGGCGCTCAATTAAAAGCAGTTT